One Papaver somniferum cultivar HN1 chromosome 10, ASM357369v1, whole genome shotgun sequence genomic window carries:
- the LOC113319639 gene encoding uncharacterized protein LOC113319639 isoform X2 yields the protein MGVSSVKNRRKIFWSSPNLCFKYHGLKLFKLFLCLFEHEKMHNLILDDGQMSLGMDVEIPRFCPGLAIQERRGTVIIGLPLTRGRIAFGSDTRCTYKNGLLVKLKSGVEYQSPKLLRVDANVSMATCGDESFNLMVYQEVARKSMTEMRTTDGLASLVEKTMGAYYRDSIKSGSGY from the exons ATGGGTGTCTCTTCTGTGAAGAATAGAAGAAAGATCTTTTGGTCAAGCCCAAATCTGTGTTTCAAATATCACGGTCTCAAACTATTCAAGCTATTCTTGTGTTTGTTTGAACATGAGAAAATGCACAACTTAATACTTGAT GATGGACAGATGAGTCTTGGGATGGATGTAGAGATTCCAAGGTTTTGCCCTGGCCTTGCTATTCAAG AGCGTCGTGGTACTGTTATCATAGGCCTGCCTTTGACGAGAGGAAGGATAGCATTTGGATCAGACACCCGCTGCACTTACAAAAATGGGTTATTGGTGAAGCTGAAATCAGGGG TCGAATATCAGAGCCCCAAACTGCTCAGGGTGGATGCAAATGTGTCGATGGCTACTTGTGGTGATGAGAGTTTTAACTTGATGGTGTACCAGGAGGTGGCCAGAAAA TCAATGACCGAAATGCGTACAACAGACGGATTAGCATCTCTAGTCGAGAAAACCATGGGCGCATACTACCGTGATTCCATCAAATCAG
- the LOC113319639 gene encoding uncharacterized protein LOC113319639 isoform X1, giving the protein MGVSSVKNRRKIFWSSPNLCFKYHGLKLFKLFLCLFEHEKMHNLILDDGQMSLGMDVEIPRFCPGLAIQERRGTVIIGLPLTRGRIAFGSDTRCTYKNGLLVKLKSGVEYQSPKLLRVDANVSMATCGDESFNLMVYQEVARKSMTEMRTTDGLASLVEKTMGAYYRDSIKSVLFKL; this is encoded by the exons ATGGGTGTCTCTTCTGTGAAGAATAGAAGAAAGATCTTTTGGTCAAGCCCAAATCTGTGTTTCAAATATCACGGTCTCAAACTATTCAAGCTATTCTTGTGTTTGTTTGAACATGAGAAAATGCACAACTTAATACTTGAT GATGGACAGATGAGTCTTGGGATGGATGTAGAGATTCCAAGGTTTTGCCCTGGCCTTGCTATTCAAG AGCGTCGTGGTACTGTTATCATAGGCCTGCCTTTGACGAGAGGAAGGATAGCATTTGGATCAGACACCCGCTGCACTTACAAAAATGGGTTATTGGTGAAGCTGAAATCAGGGG TCGAATATCAGAGCCCCAAACTGCTCAGGGTGGATGCAAATGTGTCGATGGCTACTTGTGGTGATGAGAGTTTTAACTTGATGGTGTACCAGGAGGTGGCCAGAAAA TCAATGACCGAAATGCGTACAACAGACGGATTAGCATCTCTAGTCGAGAAAACCATGGGCGCATACTACCGTGATTCCATCAAATCAG TTCTTTTTAAACTCTGA